One window of the Natrinema sp. CBA1119 genome contains the following:
- a CDS encoding UvrD-helicase domain-containing protein has protein sequence MTDSTGKAGDPTEREGPIVLRNAQRRIRNAYFDHDSGLFILDSNPGVGKTVTKTDIGAEELLRRFVNGDETPEQSLCVISFNRDEAAAFVPDFTARLRELVEHDMTPAAAAVSDDERQYLANRVRRAPHFGTIDSVFRQILGEFAATVGFGEMPSVGNEGQLTRLHGDCYEALVSNPAYAEAVDVVDSAYPPGEYDDGLSALLRQALEQCRARRLTTAEFTAELHATIEAVYAEGETTSFDDIAAALARCVGSQAATEACKALDETDREQLVAADQQLQAAWRETVTAFGTLLDAYRNAYETRSRERGVISHTDCAFLVAEFLSGARGTGDSATAKRERVLARYRERIESVIIDEAQDVSELQHAALAQLVGEDCRVLAVGDLQQTIYEWRDAHPSLFNRAVEEGQYLGVDWETHVTETAATTYRCTPDIAAAINAIAEPALTDPDRGGIGNLDVAYTPLDTARDATAGPSVHVAAFTTDARPGSPAYVAPERGKGEAGILATYIATGLADGTLTDSESDDQPDVTILFRWRTHMSRYADAFEAEGLSVANASNYLFECPVVKTVLDVAEWLVDPADMDRLQTLVTDTPLGLSTRTDTCNTATWSLDAIRDDTETADQQRDVRDRLAHLREKRPAFRAQSAAASIADIIEILALRADPNDNFTAVAPSQRIANLDALVQLITRWEGDSIADLSDVIDVFTPVRNEPYTGPTQPVTTTDEHDVVFKTVHQAKGDESDVVALADLGWPLRKLGPTSQRFVATGPMLGLAPPVNAAAPDINPLSAFTRGLYDPRTDDRVGSTPFPIDVGLRWASEHWADTVTTDHSSTGLAGHDRVQTASRRTRAEAFRILFVALSRAKQHLVVPLPRDIPGPEHPRDRWLETIRDGLQFDGTPAAGTYTLDVEGPNESTRCIDVAVNAVDTSASQATHAHSATPTPFVVSTPPDRDDLAALVPRFLQPSTIHPLLEDQDRYLLDHLQGRPLHTDTDAVDGELPLTLTAFDTEDVGKLCHSVLTRCVDRGMSKTAIRTQGGDIEQIIAEELHRHGPPANEAERDGLIEFLTEFVLPNFLASELWSQLEQAAEIYVEKRLRGHVRRDDVEFEIEGQADVVMQNPDGSWVITDIKIALTELTTETQRRYRTQISWYASLLAAENSVEGPITCAIETFGAVTNRRDSQIPLPAVQQRLDKLLNGGM, from the coding sequence ATGACTGACTCGACGGGGAAAGCCGGTGATCCAACTGAACGCGAGGGCCCGATCGTCCTTCGGAACGCACAACGACGGATTCGGAACGCATACTTTGACCATGATTCCGGGCTGTTCATCTTGGATTCGAACCCGGGAGTGGGGAAGACGGTGACAAAGACTGATATCGGGGCTGAGGAACTCTTGCGACGGTTTGTCAATGGTGATGAGACGCCTGAGCAATCGCTCTGCGTGATCTCGTTCAATCGGGATGAAGCAGCTGCCTTTGTTCCCGACTTCACTGCACGACTTCGTGAACTCGTCGAACACGACATGACACCGGCTGCGGCGGCTGTCTCAGACGATGAGCGACAGTATCTTGCTAACCGGGTCCGGCGCGCGCCGCATTTTGGAACAATCGATAGCGTGTTCCGGCAGATTCTGGGGGAGTTCGCGGCGACGGTCGGATTCGGTGAGATGCCGAGCGTTGGGAACGAGGGGCAACTTACCCGCCTGCACGGAGACTGTTACGAGGCGCTCGTGTCGAATCCGGCATATGCGGAGGCCGTCGACGTCGTTGACTCTGCGTACCCGCCGGGTGAGTACGACGATGGACTGAGTGCGTTGTTACGCCAGGCTCTCGAGCAGTGTCGGGCCCGTCGTCTGACGACGGCGGAGTTCACTGCGGAACTCCACGCGACGATTGAGGCAGTGTATGCGGAAGGGGAGACGACGTCGTTTGATGATATCGCTGCTGCGCTTGCCAGGTGTGTTGGGTCTCAAGCGGCGACAGAGGCTTGCAAGGCGCTTGATGAGACTGACCGTGAGCAGCTGGTTGCCGCCGACCAACAGCTGCAGGCGGCGTGGAGAGAGACGGTGACTGCGTTCGGGACGCTTCTGGACGCCTACCGGAACGCGTACGAGACACGGAGTCGGGAGCGCGGCGTCATTTCTCATACGGACTGTGCGTTCCTGGTCGCTGAGTTCCTCTCCGGGGCCCGCGGTACCGGTGACAGCGCAACTGCGAAACGGGAGCGGGTGCTGGCGCGATACCGGGAGCGCATCGAGAGTGTCATTATCGATGAGGCGCAGGATGTGTCTGAACTGCAACACGCGGCGCTTGCGCAACTCGTGGGTGAGGATTGCCGCGTGCTTGCAGTTGGAGACCTTCAGCAAACGATCTACGAGTGGCGTGATGCACACCCGTCGCTTTTCAACCGCGCTGTCGAGGAGGGGCAGTATCTGGGTGTCGACTGGGAGACACACGTGACTGAGACAGCAGCGACGACGTACCGGTGTACGCCTGACATCGCCGCTGCGATTAACGCGATTGCTGAACCGGCACTCACTGACCCAGACCGCGGGGGTATCGGCAACCTCGACGTCGCGTACACACCGCTTGACACTGCACGCGACGCGACCGCTGGGCCGAGCGTCCATGTCGCAGCGTTCACGACCGATGCACGTCCTGGATCACCGGCCTATGTCGCCCCTGAGAGGGGGAAAGGGGAAGCCGGGATTTTGGCGACCTATATCGCTACTGGGCTTGCCGACGGCACGCTCACCGATAGCGAGAGCGATGACCAGCCCGATGTGACTATCCTGTTCCGGTGGCGCACACACATGTCACGGTACGCTGATGCATTCGAGGCGGAAGGCCTCTCCGTTGCAAACGCCTCCAACTACCTCTTCGAATGCCCTGTTGTCAAGACTGTCCTCGACGTCGCTGAGTGGCTCGTCGATCCCGCCGATATGGACCGACTACAGACACTCGTCACTGATACTCCACTCGGTCTCTCCACCCGTACAGATACCTGCAACACGGCTACCTGGAGTCTCGATGCGATCCGCGACGACACCGAGACCGCCGACCAGCAACGGGATGTCCGTGACCGACTCGCCCACCTCCGAGAGAAGCGACCCGCATTCCGGGCGCAGTCGGCCGCTGCCAGTATCGCCGACATTATCGAGATACTCGCTCTTCGTGCTGATCCGAACGACAACTTCACCGCCGTTGCTCCATCACAACGCATCGCCAACCTAGACGCACTCGTCCAGCTCATCACCCGCTGGGAAGGCGACTCGATAGCCGATCTGAGCGACGTCATCGATGTGTTCACTCCAGTTCGGAACGAACCATATACTGGGCCAACACAACCGGTGACCACCACCGATGAGCACGACGTCGTATTTAAGACGGTGCATCAGGCGAAAGGCGACGAAAGCGACGTTGTCGCACTCGCAGATCTTGGCTGGCCACTCCGCAAACTCGGTCCAACCAGCCAGCGCTTCGTCGCTACCGGGCCGATGCTTGGCCTCGCACCGCCAGTGAACGCCGCTGCACCGGACATCAACCCCCTCTCCGCGTTCACGCGTGGTCTCTATGACCCACGTACCGATGATCGCGTCGGCTCGACACCCTTTCCCATCGACGTCGGCCTTCGATGGGCAAGCGAACACTGGGCAGACACCGTCACCACCGATCACTCGAGCACGGGACTTGCCGGGCATGACCGCGTTCAAACAGCATCCCGGCGTACCCGCGCCGAGGCATTCCGGATCCTGTTCGTAGCCCTCTCCCGTGCCAAACAACATCTCGTTGTTCCGCTTCCCCGCGACATACCTGGCCCCGAACACCCACGGGATCGATGGCTCGAAACCATCCGTGACGGGCTGCAGTTCGACGGGACACCTGCTGCCGGCACGTACACCCTCGACGTCGAAGGTCCGAACGAGTCCACTCGGTGCATCGACGTCGCCGTCAATGCTGTCGACACATCCGCAAGCCAGGCAACCCATGCCCACTCAGCCACGCCGACACCGTTCGTCGTATCAACACCGCCAGACAGAGACGACCTCGCAGCGCTCGTACCACGATTCCTCCAGCCCAGCACAATCCACCCGCTCCTAGAAGACCAGGATCGATATCTCCTTGATCATCTACAGGGCCGGCCACTTCACACGGACACAGACGCTGTAGACGGCGAGTTACCACTCACCCTCACCGCGTTCGACACCGAAGACGTCGGGAAACTCTGCCACAGCGTCCTCACCCGCTGTGTCGATCGGGGCATGTCGAAAACAGCCATCCGCACGCAGGGTGGCGATATCGAACAAATCATTGCAGAGGAACTCCACCGCCATGGGCCACCCGCGAACGAAGCTGAACGCGACGGTCTGATCGAGTTCCTCACCGAGTTCGTCCTCCCCAACTTCCTCGCCTCAGAGCTGTGGAGCCAGTTAGAACAAGCAGCCGAAATCTATGTCGAAAAGCGACTTCGCGGTCACGTCAGACGTGATGACGTCGAATTCGAAATCGAAGGGCAGGCAGACGTCGTGATGCAGAACCCGGACGGGTCATGGGTGATCACCGACATCAAAATCGCACTCACAGAGCTGACCACCGAGACACAACGCCGCTACCGAACACAAATATCATGGTACGCCTCACTCCTCGCCGCCGAAAACAGCGTGGAGGGACCAATCACCTGCGCCATTGAGACATTCGGCGCAGTCACCAACCGACGCGACTCACAGATACCGCTCCCAGCGGTGCAACAACGGCTAGACAAACTACTCAACGGAGGCATGTGA
- a CDS encoding DUF6516 family protein has product MPARKIFEDDDEFPAGDRWEALAWDVPESDQFPEGLKYSFQYLGPADEEILRYDNANDAHGVGRHHRHYRGEVEGIEFEDLRSHLQQFLTEVETIHEQEFA; this is encoded by the coding sequence ATGCCAGCTAGGAAGATCTTCGAGGACGACGATGAATTTCCAGCCGGTGACCGCTGGGAAGCACTTGCCTGGGACGTCCCTGAAAGCGACCAGTTCCCGGAGGGACTCAAATACAGCTTTCAGTACCTCGGCCCAGCCGACGAAGAAATCCTCCGGTACGACAACGCAAACGACGCCCACGGCGTCGGCCGCCATCACCGACACTACCGTGGCGAGGTCGAAGGCATCGAATTCGAAGACCTTCGATCACATCTCCAGCAATTCCTCACCGAGGTTGAAACCATCCATGAACAAGAATTCGCCTAA
- a CDS encoding ArsR family transcriptional regulator, with product MSGRKRVRHVVELLDEPTLVQEIADRAEVSRATADDELQRLESDDWVTETTIDGTKAYDLNPVRMLFDEVTDLIEEHSRDELESQLTELKAEQEELAAEYNVDSLTEFREQLAVDELSADELRERRNVITTWEAINTEIGLVKHALQLYGDVVELSSLQTDSRSTFA from the coding sequence ATGAGCGGACGTAAGCGCGTCCGGCACGTCGTAGAACTGCTGGACGAGCCAACGCTGGTACAGGAAATCGCGGACCGTGCAGAGGTCTCGCGCGCAACGGCAGACGACGAACTCCAGCGCTTGGAGAGCGACGACTGGGTCACTGAAACGACCATTGACGGGACGAAGGCGTACGATCTAAATCCTGTTCGGATGCTTTTCGACGAAGTGACGGACTTGATTGAAGAGCACTCACGCGACGAGTTAGAGAGCCAGCTCACGGAGTTGAAAGCTGAGCAGGAGGAACTCGCCGCGGAGTACAACGTCGATTCGCTCACGGAGTTCCGAGAGCAACTCGCTGTGGACGAGTTGTCGGCTGACGAGCTTCGGGAGCGTCGCAATGTGATCACTACGTGGGAGGCGATCAACACGGAAATCGGGCTCGTAAAACACGCGCTCCAGCTGTATGGAGACGTCGTTGAACTCTCCTCACTCCAGACTGACTCACGTTCGACGTTCGCCTAA
- a CDS encoding PadR family transcriptional regulator, with protein sequence MYDLTGFQRDLLYTIAGQDEPHGLAIKDELEDYYETEIHHGRLYPNLDEVVDKGLVEKGELDKRTNYYKITARGQRELEARREWEDQYVYELLSN encoded by the coding sequence ATGTACGATTTGACAGGGTTTCAGCGCGACCTGTTATACACCATCGCCGGGCAGGACGAACCCCACGGACTCGCGATCAAAGACGAGCTCGAGGACTACTACGAGACAGAGATTCATCACGGGCGACTCTATCCGAACCTCGACGAGGTCGTCGACAAGGGACTCGTCGAGAAAGGCGAACTCGACAAGCGAACGAATTACTATAAGATCACTGCTCGCGGTCAGCGCGAACTCGAGGCTCGTCGGGAGTGGGAAGATCAATACGTCTACGAATTACTTTCAAATTGA
- the tnpA gene encoding IS200/IS605 family transposase, giving the protein MGDYRGHAHSISLCKYHFVWCPKYRHGMLEFVRDELAELFQGTAERFGHEIMSMEIATDHVHLFVEADPKWSPAEIAKQFKGYSGQTILKRHPEIKQRYFWGSGMWKDGYYVGTTGAVSEDVVRRYIEETEH; this is encoded by the coding sequence ATGGGAGATTACAGGGGTCATGCACATTCGATTAGTTTGTGTAAGTATCATTTCGTGTGGTGCCCGAAGTATCGACACGGGATGTTGGAGTTCGTTCGAGACGAACTTGCGGAGTTGTTCCAAGGAACTGCTGAACGGTTCGGTCACGAGATTATGTCGATGGAGATTGCTACTGACCACGTTCACTTGTTCGTGGAGGCTGACCCGAAATGGAGTCCTGCCGAGATTGCCAAGCAGTTCAAGGGCTACTCGGGCCAAACGATTCTGAAACGCCATCCAGAAATCAAACAGCGGTATTTCTGGGGAAGTGGAATGTGGAAGGATGGATACTACGTTGGGACGACTGGTGCTGTTTCCGAGGACGTGGTTCGTCGGTACATCGAGGAGACGGAACATTAA
- a CDS encoding RNA-guided endonuclease TnpB family protein: MGIEEVTKTARTRLCIESGERSWLKDARFTARDISNDTLELKQQGYSRTEIQKEVDRDDFLRNNKCAVVGKALQAWDSYKELLNWWHDQDDTNAGKPSPPATDKKGAYPLVMAHTEGYRLTYNEEDDRVQFRVSPKPYKKVKGHLRGRPEDLNHIESALTDDEWSLGQAELLYRDGVYYLHVTVKTEVEVPEPEDADTLVGVDINERNIALTALNRETMDTLGTLVLDYGSVKAERQRYHTITKRCQEHGQYSIHHQLGEKEERYTEWILHRMSRIVVEFAQQFSNPVIVFEDMEGIRDEIKYGTYMNRRLHKLPFHKFEKFVSYKATWNEIPTDTVDSCYNSKSCSCCGHRGYRQGRRFHCTNDSCEVQQDHADRNASVNVAWRAWAKHAGIDVESINYRTRKTQPFVRKVSLSGSGRSVNRPSSSREIASRGVLTT; encoded by the coding sequence ATGGGTATCGAAGAAGTCACGAAGACCGCACGCACCCGACTCTGCATAGAGTCTGGTGAGCGGTCGTGGCTCAAAGATGCCCGCTTCACCGCACGAGACATCTCCAACGACACTCTCGAACTCAAGCAACAAGGCTACTCTCGCACTGAGATTCAGAAGGAAGTTGACCGCGATGACTTCCTGCGGAACAACAAGTGTGCAGTCGTCGGGAAAGCCCTGCAAGCGTGGGACTCCTACAAAGAACTCCTCAATTGGTGGCACGACCAAGACGACACCAACGCCGGGAAACCGTCGCCACCCGCCACGGACAAGAAGGGAGCATACCCACTCGTTATGGCGCACACCGAAGGTTATCGACTCACCTACAACGAAGAGGACGACCGCGTTCAGTTCCGTGTGAGTCCGAAGCCGTACAAGAAGGTGAAAGGACACCTTCGAGGGCGACCGGAAGACCTCAATCACATCGAGTCGGCCTTAACGGATGACGAGTGGTCGTTGGGGCAGGCCGAACTTTTGTACCGAGATGGCGTGTACTACCTACATGTCACGGTCAAAACAGAGGTTGAAGTGCCTGAACCAGAAGACGCTGACACACTCGTCGGCGTAGATATTAATGAGCGCAACATCGCCCTCACCGCTCTTAATCGTGAGACGATGGACACTCTCGGAACACTCGTGCTTGACTACGGCTCGGTGAAAGCCGAACGCCAACGCTACCACACCATCACCAAACGCTGTCAAGAACACGGCCAATACTCCATCCACCACCAACTCGGGGAGAAAGAAGAACGCTACACCGAGTGGATTCTCCACCGAATGTCCCGAATCGTGGTGGAGTTCGCCCAACAGTTCTCGAACCCAGTCATCGTGTTCGAGGATATGGAAGGTATCCGCGACGAGATCAAATACGGTACATACATGAACCGTAGACTGCACAAACTACCGTTCCACAAGTTCGAGAAATTCGTCTCGTACAAGGCGACGTGGAACGAGATCCCCACGGACACGGTAGACAGTTGCTACAACTCGAAGTCGTGTTCGTGCTGTGGACACCGTGGCTACCGCCAAGGTCGGCGGTTCCACTGTACGAATGATTCGTGCGAGGTTCAGCAAGACCACGCTGACCGAAACGCGAGCGTGAATGTAGCGTGGCGAGCGTGGGCGAAACACGCTGGCATAGACGTTGAATCGATTAATTACCGGACTCGCAAAACCCAACCATTTGTTCGGAAGGTGAGCCTGTCTGGGTCGGGGCGCTCTGTAAATCGCCCATCCTCATCCCGCGAAATCGCTTCGCGTGGAGTGCTTACGACGTAG
- a CDS encoding transcriptional regulator, producing MNKNSPNHAHEPPEDVEYPSILRITSKPFEEHKENALDRAARWEDGEDIAHVVNFQDASRLQRILTPRRLDLVKSLMDAPADSIRALADRLDRDIRQVHDDVQTLHEYRIVHFREAGVAKQPFVPYDTVKIEVELTKSLGDTSESPASA from the coding sequence ATGAACAAGAATTCGCCTAACCACGCACACGAACCCCCGGAGGACGTTGAATACCCCTCGATCCTTCGCATCACGTCGAAACCGTTCGAGGAGCACAAGGAGAACGCACTGGACCGCGCTGCCCGCTGGGAAGACGGCGAAGACATCGCCCACGTCGTGAACTTCCAGGACGCCAGCCGCCTCCAGCGCATCCTCACCCCACGCCGCTTGGATCTTGTGAAGAGCCTGATGGATGCACCCGCAGACAGCATCCGTGCCCTCGCCGACCGCCTCGACCGTGACATCCGACAAGTCCACGACGACGTCCAGACACTACACGAGTACCGCATCGTGCACTTCCGTGAAGCAGGTGTCGCGAAGCAGCCCTTCGTCCCCTACGACACGGTGAAGATCGAGGTTGAACTGACGAAGTCACTCGGAGACACATCCGAATCACCAGCCTCGGCGTAA
- a CDS encoding transposase, translating into MVETTEATQVTRAASSLLFPELDFGIAANGTYPSEDFQQVLARIAFDNEFANTDAKAYQLARGDDIAIDATARNPLARELLYHLRGLDADAVELIVDRVREAILEEVARNRVFTRPVDVAIDVHDWLYYGGEETPHVCTTNPAQGTDRAYKFATVCIVDPSVQFTLGSVVLEGSDTDELADTLRQLVSEVREYVDINRLYLDRGFYRVHLALALEDLDVEFLMRAPQTRKVQQFIDDHDSDTFIAEYEMARSNPPTGRTTVRLVVVPHRTRDDDHFCLVTNRDLDVGTDVEIARPLAEVYRRRWGIETSYRKITEFLPRTSSPTFSVRLFYFLFAVALYNLWVLTNLLVTPRRAVGTDPVVPTALFRAFLGQIPYG; encoded by the coding sequence ATGGTCGAGACAACCGAGGCAACGCAAGTAACTCGCGCAGCTTCATCACTGCTGTTTCCGGAACTTGACTTCGGGATCGCTGCGAACGGCACCTATCCGAGCGAGGACTTCCAACAAGTCCTCGCTCGGATCGCATTCGACAATGAGTTCGCCAATACTGATGCGAAAGCCTATCAGCTCGCCCGTGGCGACGATATTGCCATTGACGCAACCGCTCGAAATCCGCTCGCACGAGAACTCCTCTATCATTTGCGTGGACTCGACGCGGACGCGGTCGAACTGATCGTCGACCGCGTCCGCGAGGCGATCCTTGAGGAAGTAGCTCGCAACCGAGTGTTTACCAGGCCAGTAGATGTCGCAATTGACGTTCACGACTGGCTCTATTACGGGGGCGAAGAGACTCCTCACGTCTGTACAACGAATCCTGCGCAAGGTACCGATCGTGCGTACAAGTTTGCTACCGTCTGTATCGTCGATCCGAGTGTCCAATTCACGCTCGGATCGGTTGTCTTGGAAGGCAGCGATACCGACGAGTTGGCGGATACACTCCGCCAACTCGTCTCAGAAGTCCGCGAGTACGTCGATATCAATCGGCTCTACCTCGATCGTGGCTTCTATCGTGTTCACCTCGCTCTAGCGCTTGAAGACCTCGACGTTGAGTTCCTGATGCGTGCGCCGCAAACACGGAAGGTACAGCAATTCATTGACGACCACGACAGCGATACGTTCATCGCAGAGTACGAGATGGCTCGATCGAATCCGCCGACGGGCCGGACGACAGTCCGGCTCGTCGTCGTTCCGCACCGAACACGAGATGACGACCACTTCTGTCTGGTTACCAACCGCGATCTCGACGTCGGCACTGACGTCGAGATTGCTCGACCACTGGCCGAAGTATATCGCCGTCGGTGGGGGATCGAAACGTCCTATCGCAAGATTACGGAGTTTCTCCCGAGAACGTCGTCACCAACGTTCTCAGTACGACTATTTTACTTTCTGTTTGCTGTCGCGTTGTACAATCTGTGGGTATTGACGAATCTGCTCGTGACTCCACGTCGGGCGGTCGGGACGGATCCAGTCGTCCCGACCGCCCTGTTTCGCGCGTTTCTCGGGCAAATACCGTACGGATAG